In Methylococcus geothermalis, one genomic interval encodes:
- a CDS encoding GyrI-like domain-containing protein — protein sequence MEKIDFKKQLKSLYQASADGPVQLDVPALNFLMVDGEGDPNTSPSYAEAVEALFMAAYAVKFMIKNGPLAIDYAVMPLEGLWWADDPSVFATKDKARWKWTMMILQPPFVGRETVDNAVAEVARKKNPPGISRLRFESLEEGRCAQILHVGPFSAEGPTIEKLHRFIDANGEKTGKHHEIYLSDIRRAEPAKWRTIIRYSMR from the coding sequence ATGGAGAAAATCGATTTCAAGAAGCAACTGAAGTCGTTGTATCAGGCCTCGGCCGACGGGCCCGTCCAACTCGATGTGCCCGCATTGAATTTCCTCATGGTGGACGGCGAAGGGGACCCGAATACTTCCCCGAGCTATGCGGAGGCGGTCGAAGCCCTGTTCATGGCGGCCTATGCCGTCAAGTTCATGATCAAGAATGGGCCATTGGCGATCGATTACGCCGTCATGCCGTTGGAAGGACTATGGTGGGCCGATGATCCGTCGGTGTTTGCGACGAAGGACAAGGCCCGTTGGAAATGGACGATGATGATCCTGCAGCCGCCGTTCGTCGGCCGGGAGACCGTCGACAACGCTGTCGCCGAAGTTGCGAGGAAAAAGAATCCGCCGGGGATTTCCAGGCTGCGCTTCGAGTCACTGGAGGAAGGCCGTTGCGCGCAAATCCTGCACGTCGGCCCATTCTCGGCAGAAGGTCCGACCATCGAGAAACTGCACCGGTTCATCGACGCCAACGGCGAAAAAACCGGAAAACACCACGAAATTTATCTGAGCGATATCCGGAGGGCGGAGCCGGCGAAGTGGAGAACCATCATCAGGTATTCAATGCGGTGA
- a CDS encoding RNA polymerase sigma factor: protein MSGDLADGIRGTIEAIYRQESRRVFATLVRLLGDFDIAEEALHDAFRAALEQWPRDGVPANPRAWLVSTGRFKAIDGMRRRSRFEALPDEVAEQLADDLADPSGLDGEAVEDDRLRLIFTCCHPALSPDAQVALTLREVCGLTTEEIARAFLTAAPTLAQRIVRAKAKIRDARIPYQVPAREDLPVRLDAVLRVVYLVFNEGYSASFGNALMRHDLSTEAIRLGRLLIELLPDPEVLGLLALMLLHESRRSARSSPEGELILLDEQDRTLWNRDQIAEGLSLVSRALASRYVGPYALQAAIAAVHAEAPSANATDWAQITGLYEVLLRAEPSPVVELNRAVAVAMRDGPAAGLALVDAIVVEGVLADYHLAHAARADLCRRLGRTAEARAAYQRALSLVKQDAERRFLERRLRELPD, encoded by the coding sequence ATGAGTGGAGATTTGGCCGACGGGATACGCGGTACGATCGAAGCGATCTATCGCCAGGAATCGCGCCGCGTTTTCGCCACGCTGGTGCGCCTGCTCGGCGATTTCGATATTGCCGAGGAGGCGCTGCACGACGCCTTTCGGGCGGCGCTGGAACAATGGCCGCGGGATGGCGTCCCGGCCAATCCCAGAGCCTGGCTGGTCTCCACCGGACGCTTCAAAGCCATCGACGGCATGCGCCGCCGGTCCCGTTTCGAAGCATTGCCGGACGAGGTCGCCGAGCAGCTCGCGGACGACCTGGCCGATCCGTCCGGCCTCGATGGCGAGGCAGTTGAGGACGATCGTCTGCGGCTGATCTTCACCTGCTGCCATCCCGCGCTCTCCCCCGACGCGCAGGTCGCACTGACCCTGCGCGAAGTGTGCGGCCTGACCACCGAAGAGATTGCGCGCGCCTTTCTCACCGCCGCTCCCACGCTCGCCCAGCGCATCGTACGGGCCAAGGCGAAGATCCGCGATGCCCGCATCCCTTACCAAGTTCCCGCGCGCGAGGACCTTCCGGTCCGCCTGGATGCCGTGCTGCGCGTCGTCTATCTCGTATTCAACGAAGGTTATTCGGCGTCGTTCGGCAACGCTCTCATGCGGCACGATCTATCGACCGAAGCAATCCGCCTGGGGCGGCTGCTGATCGAACTATTGCCTGATCCGGAAGTGCTGGGATTGCTGGCACTGATGCTGCTCCACGAGTCCAGGCGCTCGGCGCGCAGCTCGCCCGAGGGCGAACTGATCCTGCTCGACGAACAGGACCGCACGCTCTGGAACCGGGACCAAATTGCGGAAGGATTATCCTTGGTAAGCCGGGCCCTGGCATCGCGGTACGTCGGCCCCTACGCGCTGCAGGCGGCGATCGCCGCGGTGCATGCCGAGGCGCCCAGCGCCAATGCCACCGATTGGGCGCAGATTACCGGCCTTTACGAAGTGCTGCTGCGGGCCGAACCGTCGCCCGTCGTGGAATTGAACCGCGCCGTGGCGGTCGCCATGCGCGACGGTCCGGCGGCGGGATTGGCCCTGGTCGACGCCATCGTGGTGGAGGGAGTTCTGGCGGACTACCATCTGGCGCATGCGGCGCGAGCCGACCTGTGCCGGCGGCTCGGGCGCACCGCCGAGGCCCGGGCTGCATACCAGCGTGCCCTCAGCCTCGTAAAACAGGACGCGGAGCGGCGGTTTCTGGAGCGGAGATTGCGGGAATTGCCGGATTGA
- a CDS encoding YciI family protein, with amino-acid sequence MTGTQPGRLARKLIVKEKNMKYICFGYLDVESWMKKSNSEQNAMIDKCFAYDEVLRKNGHWAGGEGLKGPDAATTLRYRNGKVSITDGPYAETKELLGGLLILEAEDLNQAIQLISNHPGLHMGSWEIRPAEDLSAMIAESEKRRAAAK; translated from the coding sequence GTGACGGGAACCCAGCCCGGGAGGCTGGCCCGCAAACTGATCGTCAAGGAGAAAAATATGAAATATATCTGTTTCGGATATCTGGACGTCGAGAGCTGGATGAAAAAATCGAATAGCGAGCAAAACGCCATGATCGACAAGTGCTTCGCTTACGACGAGGTGCTTAGGAAAAACGGCCATTGGGCTGGCGGGGAAGGGCTCAAAGGTCCAGACGCCGCCACGACGCTGCGTTACCGGAACGGCAAAGTCTCCATCACCGACGGGCCTTACGCCGAGACAAAGGAGCTTCTAGGCGGGCTGTTGATTCTGGAAGCTGAAGACTTGAATCAGGCCATCCAGTTGATATCGAATCATCCCGGCCTCCATATGGGGTCCTGGGAAATCCGGCCAGCCGAGGATTTGTCGGCCATGATCGCGGAAAGCGAGAAGCGCCGCGCCGCTGCAAAATAA
- a CDS encoding helix-turn-helix transcriptional regulator yields MRRADRLFQIVQILRNKRVVTAKALAERLEVSERTIYRDIQDISLSGIPVEGEAGVGYTLRHAIDIPPIMFTAAELEALAVGARMVKSWGGTELGHSAQSVLDKVTAVIPAELKANIERSKLFSLRFGEREDIDVTLDICRKAIDLKRFLYFGYCRADGEQSRRRIRPLGLYFWGNVWSLAGWCELREDFRNFRLDRMQAILMENESFEDGAGQSLQDFIKRMTCNS; encoded by the coding sequence ATGCGACGCGCCGACCGCCTGTTTCAGATCGTCCAAATCCTGCGCAACAAGCGCGTGGTCACCGCCAAGGCGCTGGCCGAACGGCTGGAGGTCTCCGAGCGCACGATCTACCGCGACATCCAGGATATCAGCCTGTCGGGCATTCCCGTCGAAGGGGAGGCGGGTGTCGGCTACACCTTGCGACATGCCATCGACATACCGCCCATCATGTTCACCGCAGCAGAACTGGAGGCGCTGGCGGTCGGGGCCAGGATGGTGAAGTCATGGGGCGGAACCGAACTGGGCCATTCCGCGCAATCGGTGCTCGACAAGGTGACAGCGGTCATTCCCGCGGAGCTGAAGGCCAACATCGAGCGCAGCAAGCTGTTTTCCTTGCGCTTCGGCGAACGCGAGGACATCGATGTGACTCTCGACATCTGCCGGAAAGCCATCGATCTGAAGCGTTTCCTATACTTCGGCTATTGCCGTGCGGACGGCGAGCAAAGCCGGCGCCGCATCCGCCCTTTAGGCCTCTACTTTTGGGGAAACGTATGGTCGCTGGCCGGCTGGTGCGAACTTCGGGAGGACTTTCGCAATTTCCGGCTGGACCGCATGCAGGCGATTCTGATGGAAAACGAGTCGTTCGAAGATGGGGCCGGGCAAAGCCTGCAGGACTTCATCAAGCGGATGACCTGCAATTCGTGA